Proteins encoded by one window of Pseudonocardia sp. HH130629-09:
- a CDS encoding glutathionylspermidine synthase family protein codes for MRRERGTPRPDWQRTVAEQGLAFGTPGRDGSGNERPYWDESVHYVFEMDEILSLEADVEVLQSMCLSAVDHVVTTERFRDFALPEWCWEQVAQSWRRSDPHLYGRFDLRYDGSGPAKLLEYNADTPTSLLEASILQWHWLQDVHPGDDQWNSLHEKLVERWGELKGLLPSSEVHVTWSGAESTGEDHITVGYLQETAAEAGLDTVGLSIEDIGWDSALDRFVDLEEAPMSTVFKLYPWEWMLTDEFGKHVTRSLPETLWLEPLWKTLLSNKALLAVLWEMYPGHPNLLPASLGNPGILTEYVRKPLLGREGANIAIVAPGYETATGGVYGDEGFVYQMFDPLPEFDGFRPCLGAWLVGDTAAGLGIRETAGLITDDGAAFVPHRIPES; via the coding sequence GTGCGACGCGAACGCGGCACCCCCCGCCCGGACTGGCAGCGCACCGTCGCCGAGCAGGGGCTCGCCTTCGGCACCCCCGGCCGGGACGGCTCGGGCAACGAGCGGCCCTACTGGGACGAGTCGGTGCACTACGTCTTCGAGATGGACGAGATCCTGTCCCTCGAGGCCGACGTCGAGGTGCTCCAGTCGATGTGCTTGTCGGCGGTCGACCACGTCGTCACCACCGAGCGGTTCCGGGACTTCGCGCTGCCCGAGTGGTGCTGGGAGCAGGTCGCGCAGTCCTGGCGCCGCTCGGACCCGCACCTCTACGGCCGCTTCGACCTGCGCTACGACGGCTCCGGCCCGGCCAAGCTGCTGGAGTACAACGCCGACACCCCCACCTCGCTGCTGGAGGCCTCGATCCTGCAGTGGCACTGGCTCCAGGACGTCCACCCCGGCGACGACCAGTGGAACTCCCTGCACGAGAAGCTCGTCGAACGCTGGGGCGAGCTGAAGGGGCTGCTGCCGTCGTCGGAGGTGCACGTCACCTGGTCCGGCGCCGAGTCCACCGGCGAGGACCACATCACCGTCGGCTACCTCCAGGAGACCGCCGCCGAGGCGGGCCTGGACACCGTCGGACTGTCCATCGAGGACATCGGCTGGGACTCCGCTCTGGACCGCTTCGTCGACCTCGAGGAAGCTCCGATGTCGACGGTCTTCAAGCTCTACCCGTGGGAGTGGATGCTGACCGACGAGTTCGGCAAGCACGTCACCCGCAGCCTCCCCGAGACACTGTGGCTCGAGCCGCTGTGGAAGACCCTGCTGTCGAACAAGGCGCTGCTCGCGGTGCTCTGGGAGATGTACCCCGGGCACCCGAACCTGCTGCCCGCCTCGCTCGGCAACCCCGGGATCCTCACCGAGTACGTCCGCAAGCCCCTGCTGGGGCGCGAGGGCGCCAACATCGCGATCGTCGCTCCCGGCTACGAGACCGCCACCGGCGGCGTCTACGGCGACGAGGGCTTCGTGTACCAGATGTTCGACCCGCTGCCCGAGTTCGACGGGTTCCGGCCCTGCCT